A stretch of the Streptomyces sp. NBC_00654 genome encodes the following:
- the bioB gene encoding biotin synthase BioB, producing the protein MDLLLNTLVDKGLRRELPTREEALAVLATSDDELLDVVAAAGKVRRQWFGRRVKLNYLVNLKSGLCPEDCSYCSQRLGSKAEILKYTWLKPDEASKAAAAGVAGGAKRVCLVASGRGPTDRDVDRVSQTIEAIKEQNEGVEVCACLGLLSDGQAGRLRSAGADAYNHNLNTSEGTYGGITTTHTYADRVETVQQAQAAGLSACSGLIAGMGESDTDLADVVFALRELDPDSVPVNFLIPFEGTPLAKEWNLTPQRCLRILAMVRFVCPDVEVRLAGGREVHLRSMQPLALHLVNSIFLGDYLTSEGQAGQADLDMIADAGFEVEGAGTTTLPQHRATAGGGCGSHDGGCAPCGDGDTAASTGESSPTEVPAARTDLVAVRRRGAGTDLAPNA; encoded by the coding sequence ATGGACCTGCTGCTGAACACGCTGGTGGACAAGGGGCTGCGGCGCGAACTGCCGACCCGCGAAGAAGCGCTCGCCGTGCTGGCGACCTCCGACGACGAGCTGCTCGACGTGGTGGCCGCGGCCGGAAAGGTGCGCCGTCAGTGGTTCGGGCGGCGCGTGAAGCTCAACTATCTGGTCAACCTGAAATCCGGTCTCTGCCCCGAGGACTGCTCCTACTGCTCCCAGCGGCTGGGATCGAAGGCCGAGATCCTCAAGTACACCTGGCTCAAGCCGGACGAGGCCTCGAAGGCCGCGGCGGCCGGGGTGGCGGGCGGGGCGAAGCGGGTCTGTCTGGTGGCGAGCGGACGCGGGCCGACGGACCGTGATGTCGACCGGGTGTCGCAGACCATCGAAGCGATCAAGGAGCAGAACGAGGGCGTCGAGGTCTGCGCCTGTCTCGGCCTCCTCTCCGACGGGCAGGCCGGTCGGCTGCGGTCGGCGGGCGCCGACGCGTACAACCACAACCTCAATACGTCCGAGGGGACGTACGGCGGCATCACCACCACACACACGTACGCGGACCGGGTGGAGACCGTCCAGCAGGCGCAGGCTGCGGGGCTCTCCGCCTGTTCCGGGCTGATCGCCGGCATGGGCGAGAGCGACACCGACCTGGCCGACGTCGTGTTCGCGCTGCGCGAGCTGGACCCGGACTCGGTACCGGTGAACTTCCTGATCCCGTTCGAGGGAACCCCGCTCGCCAAGGAGTGGAACCTCACCCCGCAGCGCTGTCTGCGGATTCTGGCCATGGTCCGCTTCGTCTGCCCCGATGTCGAGGTCCGGCTCGCCGGTGGCCGGGAGGTGCATCTGCGCTCGATGCAGCCGCTCGCGCTCCACCTGGTGAACTCGATCTTCCTGGGTGACTATCTGACCAGCGAAGGCCAGGCGGGGCAGGCGGATCTGGACATGATCGCCGATGCCGGTTTCGAGGTGGAGGGTGCGGGAACGACGACGCTGCCTCAGCACCGGGCGACGGCGGGAGGCGGCTGCGGCTCGCACGACGGCGGCTGCGCGCCCTGCGGTGACGGTGACACGGCGGCGTCCACCGGGGAGTCCTCGCCCACCGAGGTCCCGGCCGCGCGTACGGATCTGGTGGCGGTCCGCCGCCGGGGCGCCGGGACGGATCTCGCGCCCAATGCCTGA
- the bioD gene encoding dethiobiotin synthase, whose translation MTILVVSGTGTEIGKTVVTAAVAAAARGRRVAVLKPAQTGLAPGEPGDAAEVVRLAGGHVTPVELARFPEPLAPATAARRAGLAPVRPFEVAEAAGKLATEHDLVLVEGAGGLLVRFDDEGSTLADAARLLAAPVLVVVPAGLGTLNATALTAEALRARGLECLGVVVGSMPDEPDLAASCNVDDLPVAAGAPLLGAVPAGAGSLAPVDFRARAAHWLAPELGGVRSPTMKG comes from the coding sequence ATGACGATTCTGGTGGTGTCCGGTACGGGCACCGAGATCGGGAAGACGGTGGTGACCGCCGCCGTGGCCGCGGCCGCCCGGGGCCGCCGGGTCGCGGTGCTCAAGCCCGCCCAGACGGGCCTCGCCCCGGGGGAGCCGGGGGACGCCGCCGAGGTGGTGCGCCTTGCCGGCGGTCATGTGACGCCGGTCGAACTGGCCAGGTTCCCCGAGCCGCTGGCCCCGGCGACCGCAGCCCGGCGGGCGGGTCTCGCGCCAGTGCGGCCCTTCGAGGTCGCCGAGGCGGCCGGGAAGCTGGCCACCGAGCACGATCTGGTGCTGGTGGAGGGGGCGGGCGGACTGCTCGTACGGTTCGACGACGAGGGCAGCACGCTCGCGGACGCGGCGCGGCTGCTGGCGGCGCCGGTCCTGGTCGTGGTGCCCGCGGGTCTGGGCACGCTCAACGCCACGGCGCTGACGGCGGAGGCGCTGCGGGCCCGGGGCCTGGAATGCCTCGGTGTGGTGGTGGGCAGCATGCCGGACGAACCGGATCTGGCCGCGTCGTGCAATGTGGACGATCTGCCGGTGGCGGCCGGAGCTCCGCTGCTGGGTGCCGTCCCGGCCGGGGCGGGGTCGCTGGCACCCGTCGATTTCCGTGCGCGGGCGGCCCATTGGCTGGCTCCGGAACTCGGCGGGGTCCGGTCCCCGACGATGAAGGGCTGA
- a CDS encoding class I SAM-dependent methyltransferase, which yields MHLRSRKIHRDAVHHPVFARFYARMSVDADRRGGIAAYRRELLAGVSGRVIEIGAGNGLNFAHYPGAVSEVVAIEPERTLRQLAVRAAMRSEVPVDVVPGAAEALPVKSEAFDVAVASLVLCTVRDLPRALAEIKRVLRPGGELRFFEHGLAPGRALAAAQRAVDRTVWPLLFGGCHTARDTLAAIEAAGFELSTYRRLRIPEKGVQLPPSPCVLGVARRPFAVD from the coding sequence ATGCATCTGCGCAGCAGGAAGATCCACCGGGACGCTGTGCATCACCCGGTGTTCGCCCGGTTCTACGCGCGGATGAGCGTGGATGCCGACCGGCGGGGCGGTATCGCCGCGTATCGCCGGGAACTGCTGGCCGGGGTCTCCGGCCGGGTGATCGAGATCGGGGCCGGAAACGGACTGAACTTCGCGCACTATCCGGGCGCCGTCTCCGAAGTGGTGGCCATCGAACCGGAACGCACGCTCCGGCAGCTGGCGGTCCGTGCCGCGATGCGGTCCGAGGTGCCGGTGGACGTGGTGCCCGGTGCCGCGGAGGCGCTGCCGGTCAAGAGCGAGGCGTTCGACGTCGCCGTGGCCTCATTGGTCCTGTGCACGGTGCGGGACCTGCCCCGGGCCCTCGCCGAGATCAAGCGGGTCCTGCGGCCCGGTGGTGAACTGCGGTTCTTCGAGCACGGGCTGGCACCGGGCCGGGCGCTGGCCGCGGCACAGCGGGCCGTGGACAGGACCGTCTGGCCCCTGCTCTTCGGCGGCTGCCACACCGCTCGCGACACCCTGGCCGCGATCGAGGCGGCCGGCTTCGAGTTGAGCACGTACCGCAGGCTGCGGATTCCGGAGAAGGGCGTGCAGCTGCCGCCCTCCCCCTGTGTCCTCGGGGTGGCCCGCCGCCCCTTCGCGGTCGACTGA
- a CDS encoding GNAT family N-acetyltransferase, protein MNDLSIRAATAADLDEVLAFWKVAAEGTSISDDRDGIARLVERDAESLILAERDGTLAGTVIAGFDGWRCHLYRLAVHPDQRRRGVGGALLAAAEERFVRLGGRRGDAMVLDRNELAQHAWRAAGYAPEPQWSRWVHHLTD, encoded by the coding sequence ATGAACGATCTTTCGATACGTGCCGCGACCGCCGCGGACCTGGACGAGGTCCTCGCGTTCTGGAAGGTGGCCGCGGAGGGCACGAGCATCAGTGACGACCGGGACGGCATCGCGCGCCTGGTGGAACGCGATGCCGAGTCCCTGATCCTCGCCGAGCGGGACGGCACGCTCGCCGGGACCGTGATCGCCGGCTTCGACGGCTGGCGGTGCCATCTCTACCGGCTCGCCGTCCACCCGGACCAGCGCCGCCGGGGTGTGGGCGGAGCGCTGCTCGCGGCGGCGGAGGAGCGGTTCGTCCGGCTGGGAGGGCGCAGGGGCGACGCCATGGTGCTCGACCGCAACGAACTGGCGCAGCATGCCTGGCGGGCCGCGGGGTACGCGCCGGAACCGCAGTGGAGCCGCTGGGTGCACCACCTGACCGACTGA
- a CDS encoding 8-amino-7-oxononanoate synthase → MSFAPFDWINDEARRRAAAGLVRTLRPRPAGPELLDLASNDYLGLTRHPEVTGAAAAAAHRWGAGATGSRLVTGSTELHAELEHELARFCGFEAALVLSSGYAANLAALTALSARGSLIVSDAGNHASIVDGCRLSRAETAVVPHADPEAVGKALHAHGGRALAVTDSVFSVDGDAAPLPALAEACRAEGAALLVDDAHGLGVLGDGGRGALAAAGLAGGEGIVATLTLSKSLGSQGGAVLGPARVIDHLVNTARTFIFDTGLAPAAAGGALGALRLLRREPERADRAREVALTLYERLTSAGLTAVRPDAAVVSVRAPSADAAVRWAADCRAAGIAVGCFRPPSVPDGISRLRLTARADLTREQIAAAVATVVRTAPGTRTAPVS, encoded by the coding sequence ATGTCCTTCGCCCCGTTCGACTGGATCAATGACGAGGCGCGCCGCCGCGCGGCGGCCGGACTCGTCCGGACGCTCCGCCCGCGCCCCGCCGGACCGGAACTCCTCGACCTCGCGAGCAACGACTATCTGGGCCTCACCCGGCACCCCGAAGTCACCGGGGCCGCCGCAGCGGCGGCGCACCGCTGGGGTGCCGGTGCCACCGGTTCACGGCTGGTCACGGGTTCCACCGAGCTGCACGCCGAACTCGAACACGAACTGGCGCGTTTCTGCGGCTTCGAGGCGGCCCTCGTGCTCTCCTCCGGTTACGCCGCCAACCTGGCGGCCCTCACCGCCCTGTCCGCCCGGGGCTCGCTGATCGTCTCCGACGCGGGCAACCACGCCTCGATCGTGGACGGTTGCCGGCTCTCCCGGGCCGAGACCGCCGTGGTCCCGCACGCGGATCCCGAAGCGGTGGGCAAGGCACTGCACGCGCACGGCGGGCGGGCGCTCGCCGTGACCGACTCGGTCTTCTCGGTCGACGGCGACGCGGCCCCGCTGCCCGCGCTGGCCGAGGCATGCCGGGCCGAGGGCGCCGCACTGCTCGTCGACGACGCGCACGGTCTGGGGGTGCTCGGGGACGGAGGGCGCGGCGCGCTCGCCGCCGCCGGACTCGCGGGCGGCGAGGGCATCGTGGCCACGCTCACCCTCTCCAAGTCCCTGGGCAGCCAGGGCGGCGCGGTCCTCGGCCCGGCCCGGGTCATCGATCATCTCGTCAACACGGCCCGGACGTTCATCTTCGACACCGGACTGGCCCCCGCCGCGGCGGGCGGCGCCCTGGGCGCGCTGCGGCTGCTGCGCCGCGAACCGGAGCGCGCGGACCGCGCCCGCGAGGTCGCCCTCACCCTGTACGAACGGCTGACCTCGGCCGGGCTGACCGCCGTCCGGCCCGACGCCGCGGTGGTCTCCGTACGCGCGCCGTCCGCGGACGCGGCCGTGCGCTGGGCGGCCGACTGCCGCGCGGCCGGGATCGCGGTGGGGTGCTTCCGTCCGCCGTCGGTGCCGGACGGAATCTCCCGCCTGCGGCTGACCGCGCGGGCCGACCTGACCCGGGAGCAGATCGCGGCCGCGGTGGCCACCGTCGTACGCACCGCTCCCGGGACGAGGACCGCTCCGGTCAGCTGA
- a CDS encoding adenosylmethionine--8-amino-7-oxononanoate transaminase — MPETYSPERPSNGPAPHTVALAPAELRALDRAHVWHPYGPMPGRQEPLVVESASGVRLRLAEPVCERTELVDGMSSWWSAVHGYNHPVLNEAARGQLDRMSHVMFGGLTHEPAVRLAARLVEITPEPLRHVFLADSGSVSVEVAVKMCFQYWRSLGRPAKRRLLTWRGGYHGDTWQPMSVCDPEGGMHDLWSGALPRQVFADAPPDGFDAEPDPGYVQRLRDLVARHADELAAVIVEPVVQGAGGMRFHSPAYLRVLREACDANDVLLVFDEIATGFGRTGKLFAAEHAGVSPDVMCVGKALTGGYLTMAATLCSSRVAEGISRGDVPVLAHGPTFMGNPLAAAVANASVDLLLGQDWEREVKRIGTGLEAGLAAAARLPGVVDVRVLGAIGVVQLDHEVDMEAATRAAVREGVWLRPFRDLVYTMPPYVTGDDDVALICRAVCAAAREG, encoded by the coding sequence ATGCCTGAGACGTACTCCCCGGAACGGCCGTCGAACGGCCCGGCCCCGCACACTGTGGCGCTCGCCCCTGCCGAGCTGCGCGCCCTGGACCGGGCCCATGTCTGGCATCCGTACGGTCCGATGCCGGGCCGGCAGGAACCCCTGGTCGTGGAGTCCGCGTCCGGCGTACGGCTGCGGCTGGCCGAACCCGTCTGCGAACGGACCGAGTTGGTGGACGGCATGTCGTCCTGGTGGTCGGCGGTGCACGGCTACAACCACCCGGTGCTCAACGAGGCGGCCCGCGGCCAGCTGGACCGGATGAGCCATGTGATGTTCGGCGGGCTCACCCATGAGCCGGCCGTGCGGCTGGCCGCCCGGCTGGTGGAGATCACCCCGGAGCCGCTGCGGCATGTCTTTCTCGCCGACTCCGGGTCCGTCTCGGTCGAAGTCGCGGTGAAGATGTGCTTCCAGTACTGGCGTTCGCTCGGCAGGCCGGCCAAGCGACGGCTGCTGACCTGGCGCGGCGGCTATCACGGAGACACCTGGCAGCCGATGTCCGTGTGCGATCCCGAGGGCGGGATGCACGACCTGTGGTCGGGGGCTCTTCCCCGGCAGGTCTTCGCCGACGCGCCGCCGGACGGTTTCGACGCGGAGCCGGACCCCGGATACGTCCAGCGTCTGCGGGATCTGGTCGCGCGGCACGCCGACGAGCTCGCCGCGGTGATCGTGGAGCCGGTGGTACAGGGGGCGGGCGGGATGCGGTTCCACTCGCCCGCGTATCTGCGGGTCCTGCGTGAGGCGTGCGACGCGAACGACGTACTGCTCGTGTTCGACGAGATCGCGACCGGCTTCGGCCGCACGGGAAAGCTGTTCGCCGCGGAACATGCCGGGGTCTCCCCCGATGTCATGTGTGTCGGCAAGGCGCTGACCGGCGGCTATCTGACGATGGCGGCGACGCTGTGCAGCTCGCGGGTGGCGGAGGGCATCTCCAGGGGTGACGTTCCGGTGCTGGCGCATGGCCCGACGTTCATGGGCAACCCGCTGGCCGCCGCGGTGGCGAACGCCTCCGTCGATCTGCTGCTCGGCCAGGACTGGGAGCGGGAGGTCAAGCGGATCGGCACCGGACTGGAGGCCGGTCTGGCCGCTGCGGCCCGGCTTCCCGGGGTCGTGGATGTGCGGGTGCTGGGCGCCATCGGTGTCGTGCAGCTCGATCACGAGGTGGACATGGAGGCCGCCACCCGGGCAGCCGTGCGCGAGGGCGTGTGGCTGCGGCCGTTCCGCGACCTCGTGTACACGATGCCGCCCTATGTGACCGGTGATGACGACGTGGCACTGATCTGCCGGGCCGTGTGCGCGGCGGCTCGGGAGGGCTGA
- a CDS encoding hemolysin family protein: protein MTEVLLLLVAVLLSLACGAFVAAEFSLTTVERGELERAVERGERGAASALKAVRSLTFQLSGAQLGITVTNLVVGMLSEPSISKLIRGPLEAIGLSPSVSSSVALVIGTALSTVVLMVVGELVPKNWAISSPLTVAKAVATPQRAFTAVFRPFISHLNNTANRMVRRFGLEPAEELASARSPQELVALARHSAKEGALEADTAELFVRTLNLAELTAENVMTPRVQVTALDLQATAEDVANATRATGLSRFPVYRGSLDTVVGVAHIKDVLAIPAEQRPRKRVSEMLREPLLVPETLTVDRLLDRLSGKIAMAVVIDEYGGTAGVVTLEDIVEEVVGEVRDEHDPHETPDLAPAGEDADGRTLWSADGAARTDQLRTIGLRVPDGPYETLAGLIANEVGRIPAVGDTVELADWRIDVVDASGRRAARALLHAPLPASGEETEDAR from the coding sequence ATGACCGAAGTGCTGCTGCTGCTCGTCGCGGTCCTGCTCTCCCTGGCTTGTGGCGCCTTCGTCGCGGCGGAGTTCTCACTGACCACGGTGGAGCGCGGCGAGCTCGAACGGGCCGTGGAGCGGGGTGAGCGGGGCGCCGCCAGTGCCCTGAAGGCTGTCCGCAGCCTCACCTTCCAGCTCTCCGGCGCCCAGCTCGGCATCACCGTCACCAACCTGGTGGTCGGCATGCTCTCCGAACCGTCGATCTCCAAACTCATTCGCGGACCGCTCGAGGCGATCGGCCTCTCCCCCAGCGTGTCGTCCTCGGTCGCCCTCGTGATCGGTACCGCCCTGTCCACCGTGGTCCTGATGGTCGTCGGCGAACTCGTCCCGAAGAACTGGGCGATCTCCTCCCCACTCACCGTGGCCAAGGCCGTCGCCACGCCGCAGCGGGCGTTCACCGCGGTGTTCCGGCCCTTCATCAGCCATCTGAACAACACGGCCAACCGGATGGTGCGCCGCTTCGGCCTCGAACCGGCCGAGGAGCTGGCCTCCGCCCGCAGCCCCCAGGAACTGGTGGCCCTGGCCCGTCACTCCGCCAAGGAGGGCGCGCTGGAGGCGGACACCGCCGAACTCTTCGTCCGCACCCTCAACCTGGCGGAGCTGACCGCGGAGAACGTGATGACCCCGCGCGTCCAGGTCACCGCCCTGGATCTGCAGGCGACGGCCGAGGATGTCGCCAATGCCACCCGGGCGACCGGACTGTCCCGCTTCCCCGTCTACCGGGGCAGCCTCGATACGGTCGTCGGCGTCGCGCACATCAAGGACGTGCTGGCGATACCGGCCGAGCAGAGGCCCCGCAAACGCGTCTCGGAAATGCTGCGCGAACCGCTCCTCGTGCCCGAGACCCTCACCGTGGACCGCCTGCTGGACCGGCTGTCCGGCAAGATCGCCATGGCCGTCGTGATCGACGAGTACGGCGGCACGGCCGGTGTGGTGACCCTGGAGGACATCGTCGAGGAGGTCGTCGGCGAGGTGCGCGACGAGCACGACCCGCACGAGACCCCCGACCTCGCCCCAGCCGGTGAGGACGCCGACGGACGCACCCTGTGGTCGGCCGACGGCGCGGCCCGCACCGACCAGCTCAGGACCATCGGGCTACGGGTGCCGGACGGACCGTACGAGACGCTGGCCGGGCTGATCGCCAATGAGGTCGGCCGCATCCCGGCGGTGGGTGACACCGTCGAGCTGGCCGACTGGCGGATCGATGTGGTGGACGCCTCCGGGCGCAGGGCCGCACGCGCCCTGCTGCACGCCCCGCTGCCCGCTTCCGGGGAAGAGACGGAGGACGCACGATGA
- a CDS encoding fic family toxin-antitoxin system, toxin component translates to MNLRIDLSWLLMVAEHKTPGDPQVVDWGALVAAVSRHEAEIFGSPVYSDPHSRAAALLQLLLHVPALERSNAMFASAVAYGYLVASGLKVITSPEQVRDLARLVKEGKADVRAIADELRQWSV, encoded by the coding sequence TTGAACCTACGGATCGACCTCTCCTGGCTGCTCATGGTCGCCGAGCACAAGACGCCCGGCGATCCGCAGGTCGTCGACTGGGGCGCGCTCGTCGCCGCGGTCAGCCGCCACGAGGCGGAGATCTTCGGCAGCCCCGTCTACAGCGATCCGCACTCCCGCGCCGCTGCCCTGCTGCAACTGCTGCTCCACGTTCCCGCGCTCGAACGCTCCAACGCGATGTTCGCCTCCGCTGTCGCGTACGGATATCTCGTCGCCTCCGGGCTCAAGGTCATCACCTCGCCCGAGCAGGTGCGTGATCTGGCCCGACTGGTCAAGGAGGGCAAGGCGGACGTCCGGGCCATCGCGGACGAACTCCGGCAGTGGAGCGTGTGA